One genomic segment of Bacteroidota bacterium includes these proteins:
- a CDS encoding ABC transporter ATP-binding protein, whose translation MLELKNISKKLGEFNLKDISFTVSEDDYFVLLGESGAGKSILLEIIAGLINADDGQLIKNNIDISNHKIQHRKIGLLFQDYALFPHLSVFENIAYPLKNKGLSSSEKKAVIQDLAQEMNIVDLLKRKPSTLSGGEQQRVALARILALKPEILLLDEPLSSLDVQLKIELRSLLRKLNQKGLSIIHITHDFEETFTLAKHVGIIQDGRMIQSGTVEEVFKNPKSRFVANLRGVKNFYPATLKSQQGQETRIAIINPDLSFLLLSGMENGNGHAMIRDRDITLSDQKLESSASNNFEAKITEIIPSRFGVEVCCDIGVRLSVSVSKESYQKLNLVEEQKIWVSFKASAVKFYKS comes from the coding sequence TTGCTAGAACTCAAAAACATATCGAAAAAGCTGGGTGAGTTCAACTTAAAAGATATTTCTTTTACAGTTTCTGAAGACGATTATTTTGTATTGTTAGGCGAATCTGGAGCAGGAAAATCAATCCTCCTAGAAATCATTGCAGGATTGATTAATGCAGATGATGGACAGCTTATTAAAAACAACATAGATATCAGCAACCATAAAATTCAACATCGAAAAATTGGTTTGTTATTTCAGGATTACGCTTTATTTCCACATTTATCTGTATTTGAAAACATCGCTTATCCTTTAAAAAACAAAGGTTTATCCTCATCTGAAAAAAAAGCTGTTATTCAGGATTTAGCGCAAGAAATGAATATAGTTGACTTGCTAAAACGCAAGCCCTCAACCTTATCCGGAGGCGAACAACAGCGTGTGGCATTAGCCAGAATTCTTGCCTTAAAACCAGAAATTCTGCTATTGGATGAGCCTCTTTCTTCATTAGATGTGCAATTAAAAATTGAATTGCGTTCTCTTTTGCGCAAACTAAATCAAAAGGGATTAAGCATTATTCACATTACCCATGATTTTGAAGAAACCTTTACACTGGCAAAACATGTTGGCATTATTCAGGATGGAAGAATGATACAAAGTGGTACGGTTGAAGAAGTATTTAAAAATCCAAAATCGAGGTTTGTTGCTAATTTGCGCGGGGTAAAAAACTTCTATCCAGCTACTTTAAAAAGTCAACAAGGACAGGAAACAAGAATTGCAATTATTAACCCCGATTTGAGTTTTCTATTACTGAGTGGTATGGAAAATGGAAACGGACACGCCATGATTCGTGATAGAGACATTACTCTTTCCGATCAAAAACTAGAGTCATCGGCATCTAATAATTTTGAAGCCAAAATCACTGAAATAATTCCTTCTCGTTTTGGTGTTGAAGTTTGTTGTGATATTGGTGTACGTCTTTCTGTATCAGTTTCTAAAGAATCCTATCAAAAGCTTAACTTAGTTGAAGAACAAAAAATATGGGTTTCATTCAAAGCATCTGCTGTTAAATTTTATAAAAGTTAA